The following are encoded together in the Hyalangium minutum genome:
- a CDS encoding serine protease, whose amino-acid sequence MRFIVGLIVAVGLLGCGGEELDSFDGLELESIGSVSDEIVGGSISPAGEAPWQVSLRRSSHFCGGAILNSRTVLTAAHCVAGASPSSISVRYNSLQHASGGTLVAVQSIVSHPSYSSSTINNDIAILRLASALTLGQTQARAIPLPSQGSEPSAGQQALVSGWGTTSEGGSLSAALRSVTVPIVSRADAQAAYGSASITTNMIAAGVPQGGKDACQGDSGGPLVVNGVLVGITSWGIGCARAGYPGIYTRVGNYITWINSNM is encoded by the coding sequence ATGCGCTTCATCGTTGGACTGATTGTCGCGGTAGGTCTGCTGGGTTGTGGCGGGGAGGAGCTGGACAGCTTCGACGGGCTCGAGCTCGAGAGCATTGGGAGTGTGAGCGATGAGATCGTCGGAGGTTCTATATCCCCTGCGGGGGAGGCCCCCTGGCAGGTGTCCCTGAGGAGGAGCTCTCATTTCTGTGGTGGCGCGATCCTCAACTCGAGGACGGTGCTCACAGCCGCGCACTGCGTGGCCGGGGCGTCTCCTTCAAGCATCTCGGTCCGCTATAACAGCCTGCAGCACGCGAGCGGGGGAACGCTCGTTGCGGTCCAATCGATCGTCTCGCATCCTTCCTACAGCTCGAGCACCATCAACAACGATATCGCGATCCTTCGCCTCGCCTCTGCTCTGACCTTGGGGCAAACCCAAGCACGGGCCATCCCACTGCCCTCTCAGGGCTCGGAGCCCTCAGCGGGTCAGCAGGCACTGGTCTCCGGTTGGGGAACGACCTCGGAAGGTGGAAGTCTGTCTGCCGCTCTGCGGAGCGTGACGGTTCCCATCGTCTCGCGCGCGGACGCGCAGGCGGCCTACGGCAGCGCGTCCATCACGACCAACATGATCGCCGCAGGAGTGCCACAGGGAGGCAAGGATGCCTGCCAGGGAGACAGCGGGGGCCCCTTGGTAGTCAATGGAGTGCTCGTGGGGATCACGAGCTGGGGCATCGGCTGTGCGCGGGCGGGCTATCCGGGCATCTACACCCGCGTGGGCAACTACATCACTTGGATCAATAGCAACATGTAA